The Coffea arabica cultivar ET-39 chromosome 9c, Coffea Arabica ET-39 HiFi, whole genome shotgun sequence nucleotide sequence AGGTGCTTCGAACGTGTTGACACATTAGCATCAGATCTTGGCATGAATCCTTCAGTACTTCCCTAGCCGCATCTCCTGCAATTTAGTAACGATTTGAAGACAAGCTGAGTGAGTTTTGTTAAGGACAATTAAACTTCAGAGAGATTGTCCTCATGCAAAAAGAAACATGCCTAGATGTGTCAAAACTAGATAGAACAGttctcattttctttcaaagCGTTAAGAACCTCCTCAATCTGTCAAGGATAACAGGACCCAACATTATCATCTTTCTGATAACTAAGGGATTGCAGGTGTTAAAGGTATTTAACGTCATTGAATTGGAAAATAAATGGAGTTTAGAACTAACAACAATTAGGTATGTTACAAAATGACAACTCTCTTCCTCCTAGAAAAATCTCATGAACAAAGGTCACCTGTGCTATATGAATCATGCTCCACGAATTTAAGTTGACAACCTGGTGTGAGAGACTTTTCTTGCcttttattccaaaaaaataCTCTTTTCACATGGCATCTATATTAACAAGAAGATCTTTTTCAGACAAAACACCAGTTGCAAATATGCAGAGTGAATTCAGTGACTGAGGCACTAACATAAAATGATTGATAAAACCACATTGACAAGTCAGGGAGTGGTGGTTACAGCCACAGTCTATCATCTTTGATTGCACAGGATTGTTGATCTTTCAGAATTGCTGCCTACCAGATGCCATTATTGCTAGGAAAATTTTCAGTGATGCCCTGTGGGTAGTTCCAGGATGGGATGGATTCAAAAAGGACAAGGAAGATTGGCGTCAGGCATGATGGGTGTCAACAACAATGGTTTGGTATACAGGCAGAGTGGGTCTCATACCCTATTCTATGTATGTCATATGATTCATGGTATTTTATTAGCAGTTTACATTCTTTTTCTGATTCAATAAAAATAAGACGTCtatcttttaaaataaaaatgacaTAAAATGGAAAGTAAGAAGAATATTATAGTGAAAACTACGGAAACAATTACAGGCAGTGTAAGAATATTACAGCAAAAATTATAGTAACAATTAGAGGAATTGCCTATCTGACACTAGGGCAAAAAGTTGGTATATCCAGATAGATAGAAAACATCAACAACTTAAGATATGAGATGATAAGTACAATCACAACAAATGCCACTTAAACTCAAAGGCAAACAATGGATTGTAGTGTTTTACCTGTTGTCTGGACTCTAATATTCACACGGGCATCAGAAGGATGTGGGATACTGTAGCCACAGAATGTTACTCTGGGACTGCACAAATTTATAAGGACAATACTTAAGAAACtacatttaatttttattagtttAATGGAAGTGAAATGTCACAAGAATGTGATTCCATGAAAGCAGACGCAATGATGTAACTTTAAAATAGTTAAAACATACATACGGTAATAGCAATGACTTGACTACAAAGTACCATGGGGAACTCCAAGACAcataaagagagaaaaaaattagTGGAACGAATTAAAAGAATTACACCTTCAGCATACATAATTCTAGGAAATACTAGGGTGAACAAATTCATTTGTTATCTACAAAGAAAGCAGAGAAGTATTTTGCTTAGGTAGAGAATGAATATTTACAATAATCTACCAGAAGAATAAACGATTGATTCTAAACAAGTGGTTTTGGAAGTTTAAAAGCTAGAAGTTCTTGTTCTCAACTATTCATAAAGTTCATTTCTGACTACAATCACATGCAAGTACATGATTCTGAATGTTTGGATGCAATGGTGTTGGAAAATTACAAAGTCCCATAACTATTTGTAGACAGGGAAAGGGGAGACCACTAACTCTTGATTTAGAGTAAATCTAAGAGAATTAGCAAGGGTATGATCCTCATCCGTCAATGAAAAAGTCGCCTTTGATTGATCCTGGTACGACCCGTGCTCCATTAAGTACTGCAATACATTAACAAAGCAGTAGGAATAGAAACTTTAGAAGCCTCAAGAATCAATAAAACAATGATAAACTCGCCACTCAATTAATATATAAACAGCAaccaatctctctctctctctctctctctctctctctctctctctctctctacgcCCTCCTATTCTGCTCTAGTACAACCGTCCTACTAAAACCACATCCAATGAAAGAGCATATCATTTTCATTCGCAGAGTTTCATCATCTATACAAGCAGGAGGCAAAAGGGAAAATGCCTTACTAGATTTAACGATATAAAATTGCAAAATACAATGTATAATGTATTAGAGCATGTTATTTTCCTTAATGGATGTATACGCAGAAAAAACCTTTTTTTTACAGCATCATCTAAGATGCAGACTTTCTATCTAAATTAGCACTGTCACTTGCTCAAGCATTTTATCAACATAATAAGAATTTCAAAACTGGAAACCTCAGCTTCAAAACACACTTAAATCACTAGTCTGCTTCAGTAACTGATTAATCCTCACATAATCCTACACCCCAATTGCAAAaaccattttttctttccaatgcCTCCAAATCATAGCCTGGTTAAAGTCTTACTATTTTATTAGACATAGGGcaaacaaaccaaaaagaaaaagactagTTCTTTAGCATCATTTACCTCTTGTGCAGCCCATCTAAAAAAGTTCAAGAAGAAGAATAGTATTTAAAAGAAAGGGGTTAAAGGGCAGGGCAGTCATCAACAGCGAAAAGATATAGAACTGATCAACAGGATAATCACCACCGCTGATAAAATTGGATACAAGGGGTATGAGAAAAAATGGAACCCAGAGAAAACGATTAAAGGGTTGGAGAAAGTGAAGGATGCAGGAAGGAGGGAGAAGCATACCTGCgcgctgctgctgctgcttcttGCCAGCTGCTGCTGAAAATTCTTTAAACAGCTGAAGCGTGGAGGCCCAAAAGTGCAGCGGGCTATATATGGCGTCTACAATTGTTGAGGCTCCATAGTCCAACCCAGTCAATTTATTGAAATTGTACTTACAAGTGATGAAAAGGACAACTAGGTCTAGCCCAATAACCACTAGCCAATAGCCCTGGTTGAactctggtttttttttttgccctgtTTATCAAGCCAGGAAAGTTCAACTTTCGCGTCTTCTTGCCCATGAAGCTTCATTTTGGTTGATGAAATTTGCCAAAGCTACAATTTTAATACGATCACAATTTTTCACCCAAGAAATGAATTTTTACGTACGTTGTGACTTTTTTGAAAGTTAATTAATTTTAGTCACtagtgagtttgtttggataggagtttatttggatgatttatttgagataattactgtagtacttttttgtgatgtgatgtatgtgagataaaaaggtgattgaaatttgtgaagcaaattattttatctcaaatcatctcaaatccaaaactgattttataaatttatcattGTTCTGTCTTCTTATTCTTAAAAGATTTTCTACCACGtttgtaaatttaaaattacaaTAATGTTTGTGATGCTACTAGAATCATTTtcataaaataacaaaattttagtATTATCAAGATTCTCCTTACGACCATGACAAGTCAATTTTACTCTAAGAATAGTAAGGTTGACACAAAGCATAATTTTGGAAACTACTGTCTAATTTGCTGTGACattaaaattttagttttcGCAATATCATTTGCCTCATAATATATTTTAGTTGgtcccttaaaaaaaatttcctttaagtACCTTAATTGATCATGTAGTATTatatttttgggggggggggggggaagggggGCAGAGTTTCATTCAGTGTTAAACTGGGGGGCAAAACCGTCCAATTGTGCTATACAAGTTCATTTAGATAATATTTGAATTCAAGCACGGCCATtgtatatacaaaaaaaaaaaaacacaatttaCACCATAAATTGTACTCTAATGTTGAATTTGCTAATGAAAGATTATTTGTCCGTCTTGCAAGTCCTTTATTTATAATGCATAGAGGGAATCATTTTGTCAAGATGTATTTAGATTAATTCTAGTTAAAAATAGCTAGTGGTAATTATTTTAGCAATTTGTGTTTAggtaataaaataataagcgaCTTTTATTTATGAGTataaagtttttttaaaaattttttatttttaatataaGTACAAGATTTCAAATCCAAGATCTCTCGTTTACACTATTTCCTCCCGTATCATTCAATTCATCGTTCCCCACGCAGATTCCCTCCCTcctctttatatatatatacagtaTAGATATCTTTTGGACAATCATAGTAGTGCTTTATACTTTGTCCATTGCCCTTTGCGACAGCCaaatatgtgattaattgaaccATGGACAAGCAAGCAACTAGAGTCTACCATCACTACTTGCGCCAAATAAAAACTTTAAGCCAACATAATCTGTTTCTTAGTACGTAAACCGAAGATTAGGTGCTTGTTATCCAATTAAAACCTAAACGGCATCAAACTAATGTGTACAAGATTTACCTAACTCTTTCTTTACATCCACTTTGTTCATTGAATAGAGTCTACCCAAAAGCACCGACACTATGCATTTAGGCAGAAAACGTACTCTCAATCACAAAGGTATGgacaatcattttcaatttcatgCTTTAGTGGatagttttttttgtttttttggtgaAAAGATGCATGATGGATTGATAGTTAGAAGATGGAATGCTTGGAATATGACGAAGTTGTAATGGTTACTactaaacaaagaaaaatattcATCGTGATCATTACGACGTATGCCAAACTTATTCAAGAATATGATAAGGCACCACCTAGAGAAGCAATTGTACAAAGTAGTGAGTGATATATGTCATGTCTCGTCCCGTAACAATTGTTTGGTTCTCATTATTGTCATTGtgtatctttttctttcctgttTCTTGAAAAGAACAGAATGCAGCCAATGAAATGAAAGATAGACTCCTACAAGCATATCATCACAAGGCTTAACACAAATTGACAAAGGAAGATGCCTCTTAAAGTTTGCAGAGGGAGGaaagaaaacgaaaaagaaTACATCGTCCCGCGAGTTGCCAATTGGAATGAAAACTAAACGCTGTGTTTTTGGTTGGAATATTACtacttgaaataattattatagaTCTTTTAATGATGTGATATgtataagataaaaaaataattaagaatATCAAAATGTGAATTGGAAGACGTGTTTATGATATAAGCAAATAATATTTGAAGCCATTTTGTATCCAAACTGCAGCATTTTACTGCTCTAATTTAGTCTAACGTTCTATCCAGTGATTGTCCACGTCGAGGGTTGTTTGCTAAGCACGCATGAGACGTAAGATTGAATGAAGGGTCTGTTTAACGAGTGCTTATCAAAGGCTCGTTAAGATTCAGCTCAAGTGTTAatgtttggaaaaaataaagttAATTGGGAAAAGCGTACACGTGCAATAGGAAGTATCaattgtctctttttttttcgggcaACGAtagatattgtataacctactctagCCTAGTCTAAGGGAAGGAGCAGGGGAATGATCAACTAAGACCAGCCACATATTATGACCAAATTGTGAGCGGCAGGAGTTGATCCTctgacctccagcatcaccGATATGGTACCACTGGATCAAATAATCAGCGGCAGGAAGTATCAATTGTCGATGTGTGCATTTAGTTATAAATTGAGTGTGCATATAAGTCTATTGACGAGCGCCTATTTGGTACCTGTTATAGAAACTCTGGATGAAATTCACTCCCAAACCAACAAAGTGCATCTAAGTCTATTACCCGGAGACGGCAGACAAAAACCGCCTAACCCAGTCCACACACCTAAATCCGCAGCCCGTTCTCCGTTTCCAACAGATGTCTGACCCAGTCAGCACTATCAATCCTCTTAGCAGGTGGGCCCCTTTCTCCAAGCCCAAAGTAATCAAAGACCTGTCCAGGCTCCAGTCCCGTCACGTATACACGAACAGCCTTCCTCTCAATTATCCGCCCCCAACGCCctccccacaaaaaaaaaaaaaagaaaactaaatttCCACATCAGCATAATTAGCGGGCGTCTCCATTTTATTGCCGCCGACTACGTCTCTGGACCCCACTCCCCGACGGACTTGACCCCACACGTTAACCTCCGCATTCCataaaaaatttacaaaattagaaaaatcagaattaAGCAGTTGATTACGGAGAAAAGCAGTTGTTGTCAATCAATTTAAGCCGTTTGATTCCCAGAGGGATGGATTAGTCCACCGTCGGTGACCTACGTTTGCCCTCGCGGCGGTGAAAGAAATACATGCTACTATTAGTCCACGTAAAATTCACCCCTCAAGTCGACCATGCTAGTAAAATGGAAGAGAATGTAGAGTAGAACTTGATGAATGTagagggaaaggaaagaagggaaaataaaaaattgatgacgtagaaaaaatatttgaaattctGATTATTAATTGTTTCATTTTGGGAAGAAAACAATTTTGAGCCATAATCTGCTTGCCGAACCTCTGGAGTCCAAAAGTTAAGAAGTCTAGGCATGAACAATTGGAATTTGAACATTGAATCAGTTTGTTTGGACAGTGGGTTATTTTtccaaatatatttgtttacatcaccattacaatttttaatacaactttttatcttctcaattatctttttatctcacatacatcacatcataaaaagtgttacagtaaaaatatctcaaataatttacaatccaaacaaacctaatGTATTTGTATGTCAGCCACCATAGACATGCTTAAAGCTCACCTTGCTGGCATTCTTATCGAAACTTTCCTTAAATATAGATATAGGTTGCGAGATCAAATTCCTCCGTCGCTTTTCTTGGATGTCTCTGTACTTGCATTTTTATCAAGACTTTCTTAAAAATTTAACCAATAGATTCACAGAAACCCGGATAATCAGTGACATCGAGATCCACCCATTTTCTCGCCTCCACGGGGTGGTTCGAGCGGTCCGCTCTCCCTCTTTAGGGTATGGCGACCTTTCTGGCAACCAGAGTTCGAGTCCCGCTGTTAACGCGTTCGGGGAATGAGACCTCTCCACCCGAGCCGGAGTGGGATTAGTCGAGCCCCGTAAAGATTGACCCGGACATCCACtccgtcagaaaaaaaaaaaaaaaaaaaaagagatccaCCCGTTTTCTCGTTAGTATAGAGTACACTACTTCCTcatttgtaccaaaaaaaaaaaaaaaaaggttactgGTTCATTTATGTATCCTCATttgtaaccaaaaaaaaagttttactaATTCATTTGTatcttaacaaaagaaaagatatGAAATATCAGATATCCTTTGATTGTGAGAGTGATAGAAATGCAGAAGAATTTGAATTGATAGCTTGCAAGTTTTATATCTTAGAAGAGTGGGTAAATATTTTATGTTAAAGgctgttatttttttttatgccATTAGTTTAGAGCACGTAAAATCATAGGGGCGGGTCActataaattttaaatattattatttaccTCCTAAATTGAGAAGATCCTAGTAAATAACTATGAAGTAATCTTCTATCAGTGTACACGCTTTCATCATTAGATACATGACACATGATTCGAACATAAATttaaaactcaaattttgtatatatgtCGTATATTTAATTACGATAGTGCATACACAGTCAGTGCATATAAGATTTAATTAATAACTAAATAGTGAGATAATTTCTTAGCATGTGCCTTAACGTCACACAAATTATAAAAAAGAACCCTTTTATAACAATATAGGAACGGTGCATGCCAAAAATCTGGGAATTACCAGCAGAGAATTGTTTTAGCAAGAGTTAAAAAATCACATATTTTCCAAATGGAGCATCAAAACTCAAAAGCATGATCCAAGCGCAGAAAACATAATGGGGATGCGCCCAAGTGCCTAATGACAGACCCCTAAGGTCAATGTCCAAGCATACTGGCCATGGGTAGACATCACTAACTAAGGTCTAAATTTTgggtaacaaaaaaaatttattattattatttttttgcttcatttaaagggaaaaaaacaaaTGGATTTTCTTATAGTAATTGCGAGGTGAGGCTGGTATTTAAGGCCAACAACACAGGCATGCTGAGCAGTCGCGCTGGTTCATGGTTTCCTACCGgcttttcctcctcctcctcctcgctCTTCGCGTCTCGTTGATTCGTCTGCATTCTCCTCTTCCCCCTCCTTTACCTTCTACCTTGAAATCTTCCCTCTATTCTATTTGTATTTAATGGAATATCATATGTGATCGAAATATAAAGTGTATTGTAGAGGGGAAGTAAAAGGATTCGTAAAGCTAACAATTACTTTTCTagtaaatttcttttttcatcttccttccttccttccttaaAATCTCAAAAAAGATCACACCAATCCTATACATATCCATTCACCTTTCGCTATTGCAAGTAAGGTGGGTGCTACAGGCATGCCATATATGCATACACACATGTTCTATATCTCTATATAAGGCTTCTTCATTGGGAGGATGGGTTTTATTTTATCGTTGTAATTCTAAGCTTAGAATGTAATAAATTTGAGAGGTTGAGAAAAATATCGAGGGACTTCTTCTTCTGCTGTGGGGTTGATTgttcaattaaatttttttttttttgtttagctCTTGGGAAGAGGAAATGGCTTTTAATCTTCGGTCTGAAACGCAAGAGCCCAGCATCGATACCGATAAGCTCAGCTATGAAATCTTTTCCATCCTGGAGAGCAAGTTTTTGTTTGGCTACGACGATCAGAAGCTTTGGATTCCTAAACAGATTTCTCCCGCCGCCGCCACCGTCGTTGAAGAGAATAATAAAAACGAGGTCGTTTCGACGTCGCCCCGAGGAGAAATGGTCGACGGAAACGGCGTTCAGGCGATAAAGAATCAGAGGGGGAAGATATGCATCCTCAGCATCGACGGTGGTGGAATGCGGGGCATCGTAGCTGGAAAAGCCTTGGCTTATTTGGAAAATGCGTTGAAGCTAAAATCGGGCAATCCTGACGCTAGAATCGCTGATTATTTCGACGTCGCCACGGGCTCCGGCGTCGGAGGTATCTTTACCGCCATGCTCTTCGCCACCAAGGAGCGAGGACGCCCGATTTTCCACGCCGATGATACGTGGAAATTCTTGGCCGAGCAGGGTAAGAAATTCTACCGCTCCTCGAGTTCGAGCTCCAGCGGAGGCGGCAGCTTCCTCAGGCGTGTTTTCCGAGGCGGAGGAGGCGGCAGCGCCACGGCCGCTGCATCAGCGGCCTTGGAGAAGTCGATGATAGAGGCGTTTGCGGACAAAACGGGGCGGAGCTTAACGTTGAAGGATACGTTAAAACCCGTGCTGATTCCCTGCTACGATTTGTCCAGCACGGCGCCGTTCGTGTTCTCACGAGCCGACGCGCTGGAGACAGACAGCTTCGACTTCCGGCTCTGGGAGGTCTGCCGGGCGACGTCGGCGGAACCGGCGGCGTTCGAACCGGTATGCCTGAAGTCCGTAGACGGCCAGAGTCGTTGCGTGGGGGTGGACGGGGGGTTGGCCATGAGCAATCCAACGGCGGCGGCTATAACCCACGTGCTTCACAACAAACAAGAGTTCCCGTTCGTGCGGGGGGTGGAGGACATTTTGGTACTTTCACTAGGTACCGGCCAGCTCCTGGAAGGCAGCTTCGGGTACGAGCAAGTGAAGAGCTGGAAGGCCAAGGACTGGGCTCGTCCTCTGGCTCGCATATCCGGAGACGGCTCGGCTGACTTAGTCGACCACGCCGTCGCCATGGCTTTCGGCCAGAGTCGCAGCAGTAATTACGTCCGTATCCAGGTAATCCTCCTATATAGTAGCGCCTCTTTCTACCGTGCACCGGGggcttgttttgtttgtttgttgcatcatCTTTTGAATTTTATATGCATGGGTCAAATTTATGTTCCGGGTCTTTTCCGTTTAAAGTCGTACGGGCCCCCGCCTTCAGTTACTATTCAAAttctggttttctttctttctttctttttttttttttaaaaaaaaaaagaattgtattctacattttttttttctgtcttgtttttattttgggtttttctttttttttttttttaaggagaaagaaaaggggGCGTGGGTTGGGGATGCAATTAAATTTTTCTGGGGAGAGGTCAGTGGAGGGAAAGTGGGTGATGCAAAGGACAGTAGAGGTCCTCAATCTCTGACTTAGGAATTACAAAAACTGGCGGAGAAGTAATCCGAAAGCCAAGAGAACTTTATTGACTTGAATAAAGAAGGAAAGATTACAGAAGAAATGGAAAGTGCCGATATAACAAATTTCCCAGATTTTGTCTGTCTTCTACTGGTGCCCATCTTCGCCTTTTATAAGTGCTAAGACGGTGAGCTTATAACCGGCTAACAAACTTATGACATCTGCTGATGTCATAAGAATCTTACAAATCAGTACTAACTAACTGTAACAACTTTCAGTAACTAACTGCAACAAAACCCAGCTGTGGCCCTCCATGCAAACCCCATGCACGCACATGCAGCCCCTAAACTTACGTAACCCCGTTCACGTGTATCAATAATTGATACACGTGAACGGGGTTACGTAAGTTTAGGGGCTGCATGTGCGTGCATGGGGTTTGCATGGAGGGCCACAGCTGGGTTTTGTTGCAGTTAGTTACTGAAAGTTGTTACAGTTAGTTAGTACTGATTTGTAAGATTCTTATGACATCAGCAGATGTCATAAGTTTGTTAGCCGGTTATAAGCTCACCGTCTTAGCACTTATAAAAGGCGAAGATGGGCACCAGTAGAAGACAGACGGATGTTCATGCCTAAAAGTGTGCAACATGCCAGAATTCTGGCCAAGATCGAAGAAGCAAAGATATCAGTACAATCGAATGGAAAGGTGACACCCAAACCTTTCACGAATTATTATGATCGCACTGGTACCACACCAATCCATGTGAATGCTCTTAAGCCTAAATGGAAGACGGACTCTAAGGCAGTGCTGCCCCTGCCTACGTTTCCAGCACTCCCTAGCAATGAAAGACAAAAGGAGCTAGTTGTTAGGAGGCCTTTCAGGAAATTGAGTAGGGCAGAAATGGATGAAAAAAGGGCACGAGGACTTTGTTTCTGGTGCGATGAGAGGTTTACTGCTGGGCATAGGTGCGGGAGTAAGCAATTCCACCGACTGGAGGTTTGGGATGATGAATCAGATAAGGATGAGACGGAAACAGATGAGGAAGGGGGTACGGTCGATGAGGGACAGTTAGCTCATATTTCCCTCAATGCCATGACTAACATGACTGTTCCTAATTTCAGGACAATGAGGGTCACTGGGCATGTGGGAAGGCAGTCTGTGAACATTTTCATAGACTGTGGTAGCTCACATAATTTTATCCACCCCAAGGTTGCACAAAAGCTGGGATTAAGTACACGGCAGGTTGACCCCCTAATTGTAGAAGTAGCAGACGGAAACAAGTTGACTACTCGTGAACTCTGTTCAGGCTTCACCTGGAAAATGCAGGGGCAAGAGTTTAAGGCCGACTTGTTGGTACTACCTGTGGGTGGATGCGAAGTAGTATTGGGAATGCAGTGGTTAACCACCATTGGGGACGTGAAATGGAACTTTAGGGATCTCAGGATGGAGTTCTTGTCGGATGGCCACAAGGTGGTCTTGAGGGGAATGAAGCAACATGGGCTACAGTTGGTGAAACAGAGAAAAATGCAGAGGCTACTCCAAAAGCCTGAACAAATTGCAGGAGCTCAAATCTGCCTAATCAGGATGATCCAAGAGCCGGAGCCAGAACCATTACCTCTTTCTAGTATTGCTGTAGGAACCAGTGGTGAGCAGGTTAGTCAATCGTTGGGTCTGGATTCTTTGTTAAATGAATATGATGATTTGTTTCAAGAACCAAATGGCTTACCTCCTGAAAGATTGCATGATCATAGAATTGTTTTAAAAGAAGGTACGGAACCTATCAATGTAAGACCTTATAGGTATCCGGCCTTCCAGAAGGGAGAAATTGAAAAATTGATCGCTGAAATGCTTGTGTGTGGGCTCATCAGAGCTAGCTCTAGTCCATTCTCTTCACCAGTAGTTTTGGTGAAAAAGAAGGA carries:
- the LOC113708089 gene encoding patatin-like protein 6 codes for the protein MAFNLRSETQEPSIDTDKLSYEIFSILESKFLFGYDDQKLWIPKQISPAAATVVEENNKNEVVSTSPRGEMVDGNGVQAIKNQRGKICILSIDGGGMRGIVAGKALAYLENALKLKSGNPDARIADYFDVATGSGVGGIFTAMLFATKERGRPIFHADDTWKFLAEQGKKFYRSSSSSSSGGGSFLRRVFRGGGGGSATAAASAALEKSMIEAFADKTGRSLTLKDTLKPVLIPCYDLSSTAPFVFSRADALETDSFDFRLWEVCRATSAEPAAFEPVCLKSVDGQSRCVGVDGGLAMSNPTAAAITHVLHNKQEFPFVRGVEDILVLSLGTGQLLEGSFGYEQVKSWKAKDWARPLARISGDGSADLVDHAVAMAFGQSRSSNYVRIQATGSSFGRCGANTDSDPSPDNVKLLVKVADEMLKQKNVESVLFNGKRIGEQSNLEKLDWFASELVLEHQRRSCRIAPTVAFKQATLADQDGPKQ
- the LOC113707876 gene encoding uncharacterized protein codes for the protein MEHGSYQDQSKATFSLTDEDHTLANSLRFTLNQDPRVTFCGYSIPHPSDARVNIRVQTTGDAAREVLKDSCQDLMLMCQHVRSTFDQAVLDFKNQKNLEAVNIK